In Bacillus cereus ATCC 14579, a single window of DNA contains:
- a CDS encoding phosphate ABC transporter substrate-binding protein PstS family protein has product MVMKKGIKFSLAALVVAGALVGCGKAEDTTSKDTAKGSDNTKQELSGTIAAAGSTALLPLAEEAGKKFMEKNSKVSIQVQGGGSGTGINQVASGAVQIGNSDVPSGDKIKDAEKAKELVDNKVAGIAFALVVNKDVKVDNLTMQQVQDIFTGKVTNWKEVGGKDEKINVINRPASSGTRATFEKTIMKDAKINDGTGTTQDSNGAVEQAINSTPGSVSYLAMSYMVGEKKGALQTVKIDGAEPKVENIASGKYPFWSYEYMVTKGEAKEATKAYIDYVKGKDFEKQVEDMGYIPMSKLNK; this is encoded by the coding sequence AGCATTAGTTGGTTGTGGGAAAGCAGAAGATACAACTAGTAAAGACACTGCTAAAGGAAGCGATAATACAAAACAAGAATTATCAGGTACGATTGCAGCGGCTGGTTCTACAGCTCTTCTACCTCTTGCGGAGGAAGCTGGAAAGAAATTCATGGAGAAAAATTCAAAAGTTTCTATTCAAGTTCAAGGTGGCGGTAGTGGAACTGGGATTAACCAAGTAGCATCTGGTGCAGTACAAATTGGTAATTCAGATGTTCCGTCCGGAGATAAAATAAAAGATGCTGAAAAGGCGAAAGAATTAGTAGATAACAAGGTAGCGGGTATTGCATTCGCTCTTGTCGTAAATAAAGATGTAAAAGTTGATAACTTAACAATGCAACAAGTACAAGATATCTTCACTGGAAAAGTAACAAATTGGAAAGAAGTTGGCGGAAAAGATGAAAAAATCAATGTAATTAATCGTCCAGCTTCATCTGGTACACGTGCTACATTTGAAAAAACGATTATGAAAGACGCGAAAATTAATGATGGAACTGGTACAACACAAGATTCTAACGGTGCAGTAGAGCAAGCGATTAACTCTACTCCTGGTTCGGTGAGCTATTTAGCAATGTCTTACATGGTGGGCGAGAAAAAAGGCGCACTACAAACAGTCAAAATTGATGGTGCTGAACCGAAAGTTGAAAACATCGCGTCTGGTAAATATCCATTCTGGTCTTACGAATATATGGTAACAAAAGGTGAAGCGAAGGAAGCGACGAAAGCTTACATCGATTATGTAAAAGGTAAAGATTTTGAAAAACAAGTAGAAGATATGGGCTACATTCCAATGTCTAAATTAAATAAGTAA
- the pstC gene encoding phosphate ABC transporter permease subunit PstC, whose translation MKGKKQINYVKSEYIGRSLVTFCGIFIVLITLAIIAFICGKGIQSFTQSGISFTEMLTSTKWNPNAEQGSFGALIFIVGSTVVSLGAVIISAPIAIALAIFMNLISPKFGNKVLKPVLELLVGIPSVVYGLLGVTILVPLLRDSFGGVGFSLIAGIVVLSIMILPTIASIASDAIRSVPFDYLEASYGLGSTKWQAISRVIVPAAKKGILTGVVLGLARAFGEALAVQMVIGNTIKLPEGIYSPTATLTGILTMDMTNTLNGTAWTHALWTLAMILLVISFLFILVIRAIGQRGER comes from the coding sequence ATGAAGGGGAAAAAACAAATTAATTACGTGAAAAGTGAATATATAGGAAGATCACTTGTTACGTTTTGTGGTATTTTTATTGTTTTAATTACATTAGCTATTATTGCGTTTATTTGTGGGAAAGGTATTCAATCTTTTACACAAAGTGGTATCTCATTTACTGAGATGTTAACATCGACAAAATGGAATCCAAATGCTGAGCAAGGATCCTTCGGGGCTTTAATTTTCATTGTAGGTTCAACGGTGGTTTCGTTAGGCGCGGTTATTATTAGTGCACCAATTGCTATAGCTCTTGCTATATTCATGAATTTAATTTCGCCAAAGTTTGGAAATAAAGTATTGAAGCCTGTTCTAGAATTGTTAGTTGGTATTCCTTCGGTTGTATACGGATTATTAGGTGTTACGATTTTAGTACCACTATTACGTGATTCGTTTGGGGGAGTAGGCTTTAGTTTAATTGCAGGTATTGTTGTATTAAGTATTATGATTTTACCTACTATTGCTAGTATCGCTTCTGATGCAATACGTTCTGTTCCATTTGATTATTTAGAAGCTTCTTATGGTCTAGGATCAACGAAATGGCAAGCGATTAGCCGAGTGATTGTTCCTGCTGCGAAAAAAGGGATTTTAACAGGTGTTGTTTTAGGCTTAGCGCGTGCTTTCGGTGAAGCGTTAGCGGTTCAAATGGTAATCGGGAATACGATTAAATTACCAGAAGGAATATATAGTCCGACAGCGACGTTAACTGGTATTTTAACAATGGACATGACGAATACATTGAACGGAACTGCTTGGACCCATGCGCTATGGACTTTAGCGATGATTTTACTTGTTATTTCATTCCTGTTTATTTTAGTAATTCGAGCGATTGGGCAAAGAGGTGAGCGATAA
- the pstA gene encoding phosphate ABC transporter permease PstA, which produces MNARTVNKVWTGIFYAVAALVVALLVFLVFEILQKGWGFWDPNFLFGEPSNTRSGGGIGPQLFNSFYMLVITLIISIPLGLGAGIYLAEYAKQGRFLNFVRLCIETMASLPSIVVGLFGLLVFVTMTGWGYTVMGGALALTILNLPGLTRVCENAISEVPQNVKEASLGLGATKWQTIARIIIPSSLPQIITGIILAAGRIFGEAAALIYTAGLTSPILNSAADFSSLAHPLNPFRPAETLAVHIWKLNSEGVIPDAKLIATKSAAVLIIMVLLFNVISRLIASILHKRFTGTKRKSKTTTKVKAA; this is translated from the coding sequence ATGAATGCAAGAACGGTAAATAAAGTTTGGACGGGTATCTTTTATGCGGTTGCGGCTTTAGTTGTAGCTTTGCTAGTGTTCTTAGTATTTGAGATTTTACAAAAGGGATGGGGATTTTGGGATCCTAATTTCTTGTTTGGAGAACCAAGCAATACAAGATCTGGTGGTGGGATTGGTCCGCAGTTATTCAATTCCTTCTACATGCTTGTTATAACGCTTATTATATCTATTCCTCTTGGATTAGGTGCTGGAATATATTTAGCGGAGTACGCAAAACAAGGACGTTTTTTAAATTTTGTTCGTCTATGTATAGAGACGATGGCGTCTTTACCTTCTATTGTTGTTGGTTTATTTGGTTTGTTAGTGTTCGTTACAATGACAGGTTGGGGATACACAGTAATGGGTGGTGCTCTTGCTTTAACTATTTTAAATTTACCAGGTTTAACGCGTGTTTGTGAAAATGCGATTTCAGAAGTTCCTCAGAATGTAAAAGAGGCAAGTCTTGGATTAGGTGCAACGAAGTGGCAAACAATCGCTCGTATTATTATCCCATCGTCATTACCACAAATTATTACAGGGATTATTTTAGCGGCGGGTCGTATATTTGGGGAAGCGGCAGCATTAATTTACACAGCGGGTTTAACATCCCCGATTTTAAATTCAGCAGCGGATTTCTCAAGTCTTGCGCATCCTTTAAATCCGTTTAGACCAGCTGAAACATTAGCGGTTCACATTTGGAAATTAAATTCTGAAGGAGTTATTCCAGATGCGAAGTTGATTGCGACAAAATCTGCAGCTGTATTAATTATTATGGTATTACTATTCAATGTTATTTCACGCTTGATAGCATCTATATTACACAAGCGCTTTACAGGAACGAAAAGAAAAAGTAAAACAACGACAAAGGTAAAAGCGGCATAA
- a CDS encoding AAA family ATPase: MFFLQMSGFPGSGKSTVSKYIAKLTGAVIIDHDVLKSALLKSLKVKGIESTIVGGLAYDAEWVLIDSYLEQGHSVILDSPCLYEGMVEKGIELSNKHGVKYKYIECYLNDMEEINRRLQTRKRMISQIEKVESEVGFKKWLNGSKRPSNNEYLIVDSSKPIEQYVEKMMDYMTK; this comes from the coding sequence TTGTTTTTTCTGCAAATGTCAGGTTTTCCTGGGTCAGGAAAATCGACAGTTTCTAAGTATATAGCGAAATTAACAGGTGCTGTAATTATAGATCATGATGTTTTGAAATCCGCGTTGTTAAAATCATTAAAAGTAAAAGGAATTGAATCAACGATTGTTGGTGGGCTTGCGTATGATGCCGAATGGGTATTGATTGATTCTTATTTAGAACAAGGGCATAGTGTTATATTGGATAGTCCGTGTTTATATGAGGGAATGGTTGAAAAAGGGATTGAACTATCAAATAAACATGGTGTGAAATATAAATATATTGAGTGTTATCTTAATGATATGGAAGAGATTAATAGGAGACTGCAAACACGTAAGCGTATGATCAGTCAAATTGAAAAGGTGGAGTCGGAAGTAGGTTTTAAAAAGTGGTTAAATGGTAGTAAAAGACCTTCAAATAATGAATACCTTATTGTGGATTCTAGTAAACCTATAGAGCAATATGTGGAAAAAATGATGGATTATATGACTAAATAG